From a single Natronorubrum tibetense GA33 genomic region:
- a CDS encoding pyridoxamine 5'-phosphate oxidase family protein gives MTGLRWVQLTADERDAFLDTGGVGVLSFGSDAGESPASLPVSYGYYADAGNFYFRLSFPPDSSKSDVIDRPVSFVVFDETDDGWRSVVATGSLEELADAPAESAAVQGMWAVQIPTVDVFDRPREEISFRDFRLVPETLTGRKSVSE, from the coding sequence ATGACTGGGTTACGCTGGGTTCAACTGACGGCGGACGAACGAGACGCGTTTCTAGACACCGGCGGTGTCGGTGTCCTTTCGTTTGGGTCGGACGCGGGCGAGTCGCCTGCTTCCCTCCCCGTATCGTACGGCTACTACGCCGACGCCGGAAACTTCTACTTTCGACTCTCGTTTCCACCGGACAGTTCGAAGAGCGACGTGATCGACAGGCCGGTATCGTTCGTCGTGTTCGACGAGACTGACGACGGCTGGCGCAGCGTCGTCGCCACCGGCTCCCTCGAGGAGTTGGCTGACGCCCCGGCCGAGTCGGCCGCCGTTCAGGGAATGTGGGCGGTTCAAATCCCGACGGTCGACGTGTTCGACCGTCCGCGCGAAGAGATCTCGTTTCGAGACTTCCGGCTCGTTCCGGAGACGCTGACAGGACGAAAGAGCGTCAGCGAGTGA
- a CDS encoding sulfatase family protein: MTGPRPNIVLITCHDLGQYLGCYDVDIETPRIDGLAATGARFENHFVTAPQCSPSRGSLMTGRFPHVNGLMGLAHGDWELHDDERILPHYLGDAGYETHLFGLQHITQDTDRLRYDYVHSEGNLYPGVSPSVHQANRARNVASVVSGFLEREAFDSPFFASIGLFELHRVEEEHGRFGFDSDHYETDDPDEVPPLSYLPDRRGIRHDLAEMRGMVYAVDDAVGTILDSLAETGLEKETLVIFTTEHGIAFPRAKGSCYDAGIEAALVFRYPGLVDDGSVYDELISNVDLLPTLLELVDIDAPTDLDGRSFLPLLTDDGYGERDRVFAEMTWHDMYNPVRAIRTERYKYIRNFWHLPKVYLTKDIFASEAGRMVRERDGVPARAYEELYDLRESPQEDENVVFEPRYQDVRMDLSGRLHDWMVETDDPLLDGPVVSGDYETITAWPHESD, from the coding sequence ATGACTGGTCCCCGACCGAATATCGTCTTGATTACGTGCCACGACCTCGGACAGTACCTCGGTTGTTACGACGTCGACATCGAGACGCCCCGGATCGACGGCCTCGCGGCGACTGGCGCCCGCTTCGAGAACCACTTCGTGACGGCGCCGCAGTGTTCGCCCAGCCGCGGCAGCCTGATGACCGGCCGATTCCCTCACGTCAACGGGCTCATGGGGCTCGCTCACGGCGACTGGGAACTCCACGACGACGAGCGCATCCTGCCGCACTATCTCGGCGACGCGGGCTACGAGACGCACCTCTTCGGCCTCCAGCACATCACGCAGGACACCGACCGACTCCGCTACGACTACGTCCACTCCGAGGGAAACCTCTACCCTGGCGTCTCGCCGTCCGTCCACCAGGCGAATAGGGCACGAAACGTCGCCTCGGTCGTCTCGGGCTTCCTCGAGCGAGAGGCGTTCGACTCGCCGTTTTTCGCGTCGATCGGTCTCTTCGAACTCCACCGCGTCGAGGAGGAACACGGCCGGTTCGGGTTCGATTCTGACCACTACGAGACGGACGACCCTGACGAAGTCCCGCCGTTGTCGTACCTTCCCGACCGCCGGGGCATTCGACACGACCTCGCGGAGATGCGCGGGATGGTGTATGCCGTCGACGACGCCGTCGGGACGATCCTCGACTCGCTGGCCGAGACCGGTCTCGAGAAAGAGACGCTCGTGATCTTCACCACCGAACATGGCATCGCCTTTCCTCGAGCCAAAGGGAGCTGTTACGACGCCGGCATCGAGGCAGCGTTGGTTTTCCGTTATCCGGGCCTTGTCGACGACGGAAGCGTGTACGACGAACTGATTAGCAACGTCGACCTCCTGCCGACGCTGCTCGAACTCGTCGACATCGACGCGCCGACCGATCTCGACGGACGCAGCTTTCTGCCGCTCCTGACCGACGACGGGTACGGGGAGCGCGACCGCGTCTTCGCGGAGATGACCTGGCACGACATGTACAATCCGGTCCGCGCGATACGGACGGAGCGGTACAAGTACATCCGAAACTTCTGGCACCTGCCGAAGGTGTACCTCACGAAGGACATCTTCGCGAGCGAAGCCGGACGGATGGTCCGGGAGAGAGACGGCGTCCCCGCCCGAGCGTACGAGGAACTGTACGATCTCCGGGAGAGTCCCCAGGAAGACGAGAACGTCGTCTTCGAACCCAGATACCAGGACGTTCGGATGGACCTCTCGGGTCGACTTCACGACTGGATGGTCGAGACCGACGACCCTCTGCTCGACGGGCCGGTCGTCTCCGGCGACTACGAGACCATTACGGCGTGGCCCCACGAATCCGACTGA
- a CDS encoding universal stress protein — MARSILVPHDGSEHAQKALQYALESFPDARIVLFHAIDPFEVTPNAEEGRPPLTEEWLERQRAEVADLFEAARAEIDADEATLETDTAFGSAAQCIVAYVGENDLDGIVMGHRGRGGPADLRLGSVAELVVRRADVPVTVVR; from the coding sequence ATGGCACGATCGATCCTCGTTCCCCACGACGGCTCGGAGCACGCACAGAAAGCGCTGCAGTACGCCCTCGAGAGCTTCCCGGACGCGCGAATCGTCCTCTTTCACGCGATCGATCCGTTCGAGGTGACGCCGAACGCGGAGGAAGGGCGTCCGCCGCTGACCGAGGAGTGGCTCGAGCGTCAGCGAGCCGAGGTAGCGGACCTCTTCGAAGCGGCGCGCGCCGAGATCGACGCGGACGAGGCGACGCTCGAGACGGACACCGCGTTCGGCTCCGCTGCCCAGTGTATCGTCGCATACGTGGGTGAGAACGATCTCGACGGTATCGTCATGGGGCACCGCGGTCGGGGCGGTCCCGCTGATCTGCGACTGGGGAGCGTCGCCGAACTCGTCGTCAGGCGCGCAGACGTACCGGTGACTGTCGTCCGATAG
- a CDS encoding universal stress protein produces the protein MHVLVPTDGSEPARAALEHATTAFPDASVTLLHVIDPALTMYRGEMSYDYQRLIKLETERAETFLDAAQEFADEHGVSVTTEILLGTPARSIVTFATENDVDQIVLGSHGRSGVSRVLLGSVAEKVVRRSPVPVTVVR, from the coding sequence ATGCACGTGTTAGTTCCAACCGACGGCTCCGAACCCGCTCGAGCAGCGCTCGAACACGCTACCACGGCGTTTCCCGACGCATCTGTAACGCTGTTGCACGTAATCGATCCGGCGCTGACGATGTACCGCGGCGAAATGTCGTACGACTACCAGCGGCTCATCAAACTCGAGACGGAACGCGCCGAAACGTTCCTCGACGCAGCCCAGGAGTTCGCCGACGAGCACGGCGTGTCGGTGACGACGGAGATCCTCCTCGGGACGCCCGCCCGCAGTATTGTCACGTTCGCGACGGAGAACGACGTCGATCAGATCGTCCTCGGCAGCCACGGTCGGTCCGGCGTCTCGCGGGTCCTGCTGGGCAGCGTCGCCGAAAAGGTCGTTCGCCGGTCGCCGGTTCCCGTGACGGTCGTTCGGTAA
- a CDS encoding proteasome assembly chaperone family protein translates to MAQICLQESEADLEEPTLIEGFPGLGLVGKIATDHLVRELDMRYYAGVDCEGLPRIGVYRGGDRTARPPVRIYVSEEHDLFALQSDAPIGSEAVGTVSDCVTEWTVAQEATPIYLSGLPSEREEAPDIYGIATGDAGETLEAHDIDVPPEDGVITGPTGALINRAAHRDLDSVGLVVESSPQFPDPEAASVLLEEGIAPIADLEIDVEDLLDRAEEIKEKREQFAQQMQQIGQEESSQAQPLRMYQ, encoded by the coding sequence ATGGCACAGATCTGTTTACAGGAATCGGAGGCCGACCTTGAGGAGCCGACGCTGATCGAGGGTTTCCCCGGGCTGGGCCTCGTCGGGAAGATCGCGACCGACCACCTTGTCCGCGAACTCGACATGCGCTACTACGCGGGTGTCGACTGTGAGGGACTACCGCGAATCGGCGTCTATCGCGGCGGCGACCGGACGGCTCGCCCACCGGTACGGATCTACGTCAGCGAGGAGCACGATCTGTTCGCACTCCAGAGCGACGCGCCGATCGGATCCGAGGCCGTCGGTACCGTTTCCGACTGCGTAACTGAGTGGACCGTCGCCCAGGAGGCGACGCCGATCTATCTCAGCGGGCTTCCGTCGGAGCGGGAGGAGGCGCCGGATATCTACGGTATCGCGACCGGTGACGCCGGCGAGACGCTCGAGGCCCACGACATCGATGTCCCGCCCGAAGACGGCGTCATCACCGGGCCGACCGGGGCGCTCATCAATCGCGCCGCACACCGCGATCTTGACAGCGTCGGGCTGGTCGTCGAATCGAGTCCGCAGTTCCCCGATCCCGAGGCCGCGAGCGTCCTCCTCGAGGAGGGAATCGCACCGATCGCCGACCTCGAGATCGACGTCGAAGACCTCCTCGACCGCGCCGAGGAGATCAAAGAGAAACGCGAACAGTTCGCCCAGCAGATGCAACAGATCGGACAGGAGGAGAGCTCGCAGGCCCAGCCGCTGCGGATGTATCAGTGA
- a CDS encoding RsmB/NOP family class I SAM-dependent RNA methyltransferase has translation MEPFERYRPIVDDFEAFLAACERPLGNAVRVNTIKASVERTLETLDEDGVTYEQANWNPRVLRLETDSPGSTWTSFHGFTHGQEEVSAVPPVVLDPQPGERVWDCCAAPGGKATQIAALMDDRGTVVANDNNLGRISALRFNAERLGATSLAVTVDDARNYSLKRFPFDEFDRTLVDAPCSCEGTIRKNPDALDNWSEGHISSIAGIQKGILRRAIQATREGGTVVYSTCTFAPEENEAVVQHALEAESCRVVDFEIELEHSPGLTEWEGETFDESLKQAIRIYPHQNDTGGFFVAKLEVTAE, from the coding sequence ATGGAGCCATTCGAGCGGTATCGACCCATCGTCGACGATTTCGAGGCGTTTCTCGCGGCCTGCGAGCGACCGCTCGGCAACGCCGTGCGCGTCAACACCATCAAGGCGTCCGTCGAGCGAACGCTCGAGACCCTAGACGAGGACGGTGTCACGTACGAACAGGCGAATTGGAACCCACGAGTGTTGCGTCTCGAGACCGATTCACCGGGGTCGACGTGGACGTCGTTCCACGGCTTTACCCACGGCCAGGAGGAGGTGTCGGCAGTGCCGCCGGTCGTTCTCGATCCACAACCCGGCGAGCGAGTCTGGGACTGCTGTGCCGCGCCGGGAGGCAAGGCGACCCAGATCGCGGCGCTGATGGACGACCGCGGGACCGTCGTCGCGAACGACAACAACCTCGGTCGCATCTCGGCCCTGCGATTCAACGCGGAGCGACTCGGGGCGACGAGTCTGGCGGTGACAGTCGATGACGCGCGCAACTACTCGCTGAAGCGGTTTCCCTTCGACGAGTTCGACCGGACGCTCGTCGACGCCCCCTGTTCCTGCGAGGGAACGATCCGGAAGAACCCAGACGCGCTTGATAACTGGTCGGAAGGCCACATCTCCTCGATCGCGGGCATTCAGAAAGGGATCCTGCGACGAGCGATCCAGGCCACCCGCGAGGGCGGCACGGTCGTCTACTCGACGTGTACCTTCGCCCCCGAGGAGAACGAGGCCGTCGTTCAGCACGCACTCGAGGCGGAGTCCTGTCGCGTCGTCGACTTCGAGATCGAACTCGAGCACTCGCCGGGACTCACGGAGTGGGAGGGCGAAACCTTCGACGAGAGCCTCAAGCAAGCGATCAGGATCTATCCGCACCAGAACGATACTGGTGGCTTCTTCGTCGCGAAACTGGAGGTGACCGCCGAATGA
- a CDS encoding DUF7122 family protein — protein sequence MTADNDGQRFDRLPETPSDRTVEGRASRAEVVDYFADRFGIPAETFDDYTFWEKGAGKIWIYAGEAETPLEIEAIGMTCLRTRQEHWKPTTDFAQRFGREATECVIELDRQEARAFAAGEDQEIERWDGDWGYLIGAHEIGAEPESRPKRDGDAVERENLEPLGIGLYVHGELRSMVPKGRQRDL from the coding sequence ATGACTGCAGATAACGACGGCCAGCGATTCGATCGACTTCCCGAAACGCCGAGCGATCGAACCGTCGAGGGTCGAGCCAGTCGCGCGGAAGTTGTCGACTACTTCGCGGATCGGTTCGGTATCCCCGCCGAGACCTTCGACGACTACACGTTCTGGGAGAAAGGCGCCGGCAAGATCTGGATCTACGCCGGCGAGGCTGAGACGCCGCTCGAGATCGAAGCCATCGGAATGACCTGCCTGCGCACCAGACAGGAACACTGGAAGCCGACGACGGACTTCGCCCAGCGCTTCGGCCGCGAGGCCACGGAGTGCGTGATCGAACTGGACCGGCAGGAGGCGCGCGCATTCGCGGCGGGCGAGGACCAGGAGATCGAGCGCTGGGACGGCGACTGGGGCTACCTGATCGGTGCCCACGAGATCGGGGCCGAGCCGGAGAGCCGACCAAAGCGAGACGGTGACGCCGTCGAGCGAGAGAACCTCGAGCCGCTGGGGATCGGCCTCTACGTCCACGGCGAACTGCGGTCGATGGTCCCCAAGGGACGACAGCGCGATTTGTAG
- a CDS encoding ring-cleaving dioxygenase, which produces MPADTPGIHHVTAIASDPRENHEFYTETLGLRLVKQSVNQDDVSVYHLFYADHEGAPGTSMTFFPYTDARPGQVGAGQASAVSFLVPAGSIDYWRKRLEDAGVDLEKPRERFGDTVLSFVDPDGLPLELVAREDAPSPNLPESPVPHAHAIRGFFGVTLSLTSGDATGELLKEMGYRQTDRDGSRYRYEADGDLGYVVDVREDPQAPRGIPGAGTVHHVAFRVTRHDQPDWRQLLMDRGLRPTGIIDRKWFESVYAREHGGILFEFATAEPGYTVDEELDELGERLVLTEWLEDRREEIEAGLPALSP; this is translated from the coding sequence ATGCCCGCCGACACGCCCGGCATCCACCACGTCACTGCGATCGCGAGCGATCCGCGAGAAAATCACGAGTTCTACACGGAGACGCTCGGTCTGCGACTCGTCAAGCAAAGCGTCAACCAGGACGACGTCTCGGTCTATCACCTGTTCTACGCGGATCACGAGGGGGCGCCGGGAACGAGTATGACCTTTTTCCCCTACACTGACGCTCGGCCCGGACAGGTCGGGGCGGGCCAGGCCAGCGCCGTCTCGTTTCTCGTCCCCGCCGGATCGATCGACTACTGGCGCAAGCGACTCGAAGACGCCGGTGTCGACCTCGAGAAGCCCCGCGAACGGTTCGGCGACACCGTGCTCTCCTTTGTCGATCCCGACGGACTCCCGCTGGAACTGGTCGCCCGCGAGGACGCACCGTCGCCGAATCTACCCGAGAGCCCGGTTCCCCACGCCCACGCGATTCGCGGTTTCTTCGGCGTCACGCTCTCGTTGACGAGCGGCGACGCCACCGGCGAGCTACTGAAAGAGATGGGGTACCGACAGACCGACCGCGACGGGAGCCGATACCGGTACGAAGCGGACGGCGACCTGGGATACGTCGTCGACGTGCGCGAGGATCCGCAGGCCCCCCGCGGGATTCCCGGTGCGGGAACCGTCCACCACGTCGCGTTTCGGGTCACGAGGCACGACCAGCCCGACTGGCGTCAGCTCCTGATGGATCGGGGGCTTCGCCCGACCGGAATCATCGACCGCAAGTGGTTCGAGTCGGTCTACGCCCGCGAACACGGCGGAATTCTCTTCGAGTTCGCGACTGCGGAACCGGGCTACACGGTCGACGAAGAGCTCGACGAGTTAGGCGAACGGCTCGTCCTCACCGAGTGGCTCGAGGACCGACGCGAGGAGATCGAAGCCGGATTGCCGGCGCTCTCTCCCTGA
- a CDS encoding response regulator, whose translation MQILLVEDNPGDVRLIEEAFREANVETTFHTVHDGDAALELLRERQRAGSTTELDLALLDLNLPRISGFEVLEEIKNDDELTAPPVLVLTSSKAEEDVARSYELYANAYLTKPSNPDEFTKLGKAVEAFWFEEATLPPAPA comes from the coding sequence ATGCAGATCTTGCTCGTCGAGGACAATCCCGGCGACGTTCGCCTGATAGAGGAGGCGTTCCGGGAGGCGAACGTCGAGACGACGTTCCACACGGTCCACGACGGCGATGCGGCCCTCGAGTTGCTTCGCGAGCGACAGCGAGCCGGTTCGACCACCGAACTCGATCTTGCGCTACTAGATCTCAATCTCCCACGGATTAGCGGGTTCGAGGTCTTAGAGGAGATCAAGAACGACGACGAACTGACCGCGCCGCCGGTGCTCGTCCTGACGAGTTCGAAGGCCGAAGAAGATGTCGCCCGGAGCTACGAACTGTATGCGAACGCGTATCTCACCAAGCCGAGCAACCCCGACGAGTTCACAAAACTGGGAAAAGCGGTCGAAGCGTTCTGGTTCGAGGAGGCGACGCTGCCGCCAGCCCCGGCGTGA
- a CDS encoding DUF790 family protein, with protein MLTKDLLRVSRAGGGYHPQFADREHRPLAARVIGTYQGHVGEPRSALEDAITDLERDAEDFKLVRGFSALLEREATFETDAALEPERARKAAFEAAEAVGVVTEDERAMALVRAGESLGVSADDLERALYADLEERQLLTALDSPWDPDGLVAQYNLSLAQTALFDATEIRVRSSDPKALISAIKRLRLMYEIRRLEGEGTNHPERDGIVEREIIVTGPTRLFRATRRYGTRFARLLRTVVKADEWHLEATVDDRGTERTLMLSHEDPVSVPDADPVAEVSFDSGVEADFAGRFSNLGLEWDLVREPEPLATGTRVMIPDFAFDYEHADFRVYFEIMGFWTPEYVAKKLGQLEGLEDVELIVAVDESLGVGEEIAARDFRAIPYTDTVRVKDVADVLREYERQLVAESAASLPDELRPDAAVVSLETLAARHGVSEDALADISTPDHERVGRTLVRPAVLDSLSDDLEAGMNLAAAESTLENVGISDSSALLSALGYRVEWEGLAGGTLVER; from the coding sequence ATGCTGACGAAGGACCTGTTGCGCGTCTCGCGGGCCGGTGGCGGCTACCACCCCCAGTTCGCCGACCGAGAGCATCGACCGCTGGCCGCCCGCGTCATCGGAACCTATCAGGGCCACGTCGGCGAACCTCGCTCGGCGCTCGAGGACGCAATAACTGACCTCGAGCGCGACGCCGAGGACTTCAAACTCGTCCGCGGCTTTTCCGCCCTGCTCGAGCGCGAGGCCACCTTCGAGACAGACGCCGCCCTCGAACCCGAACGTGCCCGAAAAGCGGCGTTCGAGGCCGCCGAGGCCGTCGGCGTCGTCACCGAAGACGAGCGAGCGATGGCGCTCGTTCGCGCCGGCGAGTCGCTCGGCGTCTCGGCGGACGACCTCGAGCGCGCGCTCTATGCCGACCTCGAGGAACGACAGCTGCTGACAGCACTCGACTCACCGTGGGATCCCGACGGCCTCGTCGCACAGTACAACCTCTCGCTGGCCCAGACGGCGCTGTTCGACGCGACGGAGATTCGCGTGCGCTCGAGCGACCCCAAAGCGTTGATTTCGGCGATCAAACGGCTGCGACTGATGTACGAAATTCGCCGACTCGAGGGCGAAGGGACGAATCACCCGGAACGCGACGGGATCGTCGAACGCGAAATCATCGTCACCGGGCCTACGCGGCTCTTTCGGGCGACTCGCCGGTACGGCACTCGCTTCGCGCGGCTCCTGCGCACCGTCGTAAAAGCCGACGAGTGGCACCTCGAGGCGACCGTCGACGACCGCGGGACCGAGCGTACGCTCATGCTCTCTCACGAGGATCCCGTCAGCGTTCCCGACGCGGACCCGGTTGCCGAGGTCTCCTTCGACAGCGGCGTCGAAGCCGATTTCGCCGGACGGTTCTCGAATCTGGGACTCGAGTGGGACCTCGTACGGGAGCCGGAGCCGCTTGCGACCGGAACGCGCGTGATGATCCCGGATTTCGCGTTCGATTACGAACACGCCGATTTCCGGGTCTACTTCGAAATCATGGGCTTCTGGACGCCGGAGTACGTCGCAAAGAAGCTCGGACAGCTCGAGGGACTCGAGGACGTCGAACTGATCGTGGCCGTCGACGAGTCGCTGGGCGTCGGCGAAGAGATCGCCGCTCGAGACTTCCGGGCGATTCCCTACACCGACACCGTCCGCGTCAAGGACGTCGCCGATGTCCTCCGGGAGTACGAACGTCAACTCGTCGCCGAAAGCGCCGCGTCGCTGCCCGACGAACTGCGGCCCGACGCGGCTGTCGTCTCGCTCGAGACCCTCGCCGCCCGCCACGGCGTGAGCGAGGACGCACTCGCTGATATCTCGACACCCGACCACGAGCGGGTCGGCCGAACGCTCGTCAGGCCGGCGGTACTCGACTCGCTCAGCGACGATCTCGAGGCCGGGATGAACCTCGCGGCGGCCGAAAGCACACTTGAGAACGTCGGAATTTCCGACTCGAGTGCCCTCCTCTCGGCGCTCGGTTACCGCGTCGAGTGGGAGGGACTGGCAGGCGGAACGCTAGTCGAGCGCTAA
- a CDS encoding glycoside hydrolase family 15 protein, with product MDDEFLPIDDYGVIGNDDRCALVGRNGSIDWYCVPHIESPSVFASILDSEDGGRFAVRPAAEYEASHQYVERTNVLETTFETDGGTATVTDFMPVPGPDAVRDGENEDDGDEPENEDGETDERLQRAIYRKIEAVSGTVEMEVVFEPRFGYARVPTALERTERGDIVATEAGEDEADSANADRQEPAPEDDRLHDHEDGALYLHGDIDLEIDPVDSTATATVALEAGETRWLSLQYGDPNRRSVEEYEGHLQGTIDYWRTWLDGCEESATDIFEFEEEWRDALVRSALVLKLLIHDETGSIVAAPTTSLPEEIGGELNWDYRYNWIRDAKFTIQALQNAGQSTEAHRYFEWFREIGHETPEEIQPLYGLHGESNLEEECLDHLSGYRESTPVRIGNAAATQVQLDIYGTIIQGIYETIRYENGLSEYDWESIRALAGYVCEHWEEQDKSLWEFRDLEAHFVHSKLLCWVALDRALRLAEEYDRDGPIERWEREREAIRTAIEERGYDEERGSFVQFFDADDALDATALLLPIYDFLPADDERVQNTIDTILEELTTDDGLVYRFADSPARPREPGGFVICSCWLVDALVLSGRLEEANEIFEQLLEHTSSLGLLSEMIHDEDGTFLGNFPQAFSHIGLLNSAIYLASASDIEDATPEERESSAATPLFRRHQT from the coding sequence ATGGACGACGAATTTCTCCCGATCGACGACTACGGTGTTATCGGTAACGACGATCGGTGCGCGCTCGTCGGTCGAAACGGCTCGATCGACTGGTACTGCGTCCCCCACATCGAGTCGCCCAGCGTGTTCGCCTCGATTCTCGACAGCGAGGACGGCGGCCGGTTTGCCGTTCGACCCGCCGCTGAGTACGAGGCGAGCCACCAGTACGTCGAGCGAACGAACGTCCTCGAGACGACGTTCGAAACCGACGGCGGAACGGCGACGGTGACAGATTTCATGCCCGTACCGGGGCCTGACGCGGTTCGCGACGGGGAAAACGAAGACGACGGCGACGAACCAGAAAATGAAGACGGCGAGACCGACGAACGACTACAACGGGCCATCTACCGCAAAATCGAGGCCGTGTCGGGAACCGTCGAGATGGAGGTCGTCTTCGAGCCTCGGTTCGGCTACGCGCGGGTTCCGACAGCCCTCGAGCGGACTGAACGCGGCGATATCGTCGCGACCGAAGCGGGCGAGGACGAAGCCGACTCGGCGAACGCCGACCGCCAGGAGCCGGCTCCCGAGGACGATCGACTGCACGACCACGAGGACGGAGCACTCTACCTTCACGGCGATATCGACCTCGAGATCGACCCGGTCGACTCGACCGCGACGGCCACGGTGGCGCTCGAGGCGGGCGAGACCCGGTGGCTCTCTCTCCAGTACGGAGACCCGAACCGGCGATCCGTCGAGGAGTACGAGGGACACCTCCAGGGAACGATCGACTACTGGCGGACGTGGCTCGACGGCTGCGAGGAGTCGGCGACGGACATCTTCGAGTTCGAGGAGGAGTGGCGAGACGCCCTCGTTCGATCCGCGCTGGTTCTCAAACTGTTGATCCACGACGAGACCGGCTCGATCGTCGCCGCCCCGACGACGTCGCTTCCCGAGGAGATCGGCGGCGAACTCAACTGGGATTACCGGTACAACTGGATCCGGGACGCGAAGTTCACGATTCAGGCGCTCCAGAACGCCGGCCAGTCCACGGAGGCCCACCGCTACTTCGAGTGGTTCCGAGAGATCGGCCACGAAACGCCCGAAGAAATCCAGCCGCTGTACGGTCTCCACGGCGAATCGAACCTCGAGGAGGAGTGTCTCGACCACCTCTCGGGCTATCGGGAGTCGACGCCGGTACGAATCGGCAACGCCGCGGCGACCCAGGTGCAACTGGACATCTACGGCACGATCATCCAGGGGATCTACGAGACGATCCGCTACGAGAACGGGCTCTCGGAGTACGACTGGGAGTCGATTCGCGCCCTCGCCGGCTACGTCTGCGAGCACTGGGAGGAACAGGACAAGAGCCTCTGGGAGTTTCGCGACCTCGAGGCACACTTCGTCCACTCGAAGCTGCTGTGCTGGGTCGCCCTCGACCGCGCGCTCCGGCTGGCCGAGGAGTACGACCGCGACGGCCCGATCGAGCGCTGGGAGCGGGAACGCGAGGCGATTCGGACGGCGATCGAGGAGCGCGGGTACGACGAGGAGCGCGGCAGTTTCGTCCAGTTCTTCGACGCCGACGACGCGCTGGACGCGACCGCGCTGCTGCTCCCAATCTATGACTTCCTGCCGGCCGACGACGAGCGCGTCCAGAACACGATCGATACGATCCTCGAGGAGTTGACGACCGACGACGGACTCGTCTACCGATTCGCCGACAGCCCCGCGCGGCCGAGAGAACCCGGCGGATTCGTTATCTGCTCGTGCTGGCTCGTCGACGCGCTCGTCCTCTCCGGGCGACTCGAGGAGGCCAACGAGATCTTCGAACAGCTCCTCGAGCACACCTCCTCGCTCGGCCTCCTCTCGGAGATGATCCACGACGAAGACGGAACCTTCCTCGGGAACTTCCCGCAGGCGTTCAGCCACATCGGCCTGCTCAACAGCGCGATCTACCTCGCGAGTGCGAGCGATATTGAGGACGCTACGCCCGAGGAACGCGAGAGCAGTGCGGCGACGCCGCTGTTCCGACGGCACCAGACCTGA